A window of the Vibrio pomeroyi genome harbors these coding sequences:
- a CDS encoding TolC family outer membrane protein codes for MNYIQTTTLGLAIALSLPTAAQTLEQAVAFTLESNPEIKSAYNEYISKRYLNDASGGAYRPSIDLDGGIGYEHTDLATNADTTDLTRKEATITLTQLIWDGANTSNDIDRTAADAESVRYQLLSNAQDIALEVTKVYLDAVKAYEVLSLSENNLATHKEIYSDIRKRVESGIGSTADMSQVEARIAKAHGNLLAAQNNLFDTHTQFKRLVGQSPLGLTFPRADAGAIPYTVDGALAKAFNQHPVIKIAQADVDSAKFQYKQSKSTNYPTVSFEAAQTWRDDAGGTEGSSDEFSAMVRLRYNLYNGGSDQDRAESAAYQLNKAKDLRESTYRNVEESLRLSWSALDLTVQQKEFLSDHVDSASDTVISYEKQYRIGKRTLLDLLNTENELFEARKGYLDAKYDEQYAKYRVMNATGNLLIGLRVEIPEEWNEKVEY; via the coding sequence TTGAACTACATTCAAACGACAACATTAGGGTTAGCTATAGCGCTAAGTTTGCCAACAGCAGCACAAACCCTAGAGCAAGCCGTTGCGTTTACTTTAGAAAGCAATCCTGAAATCAAAAGTGCTTATAACGAATATATCAGCAAGCGTTATCTTAACGACGCTTCTGGTGGTGCTTATCGACCAAGTATAGACTTAGATGGTGGGATTGGTTATGAACATACCGACCTAGCAACTAATGCAGACACGACAGACCTTACTCGAAAAGAAGCAACGATTACGCTTACTCAACTGATTTGGGATGGCGCGAATACATCAAATGATATAGATCGTACCGCAGCTGATGCAGAATCTGTGCGCTACCAACTGCTGTCTAATGCGCAAGATATCGCATTAGAAGTGACCAAAGTTTACCTCGATGCAGTAAAAGCATATGAAGTGCTTTCACTTTCTGAAAACAACTTAGCGACACACAAAGAGATATACAGCGATATTCGTAAACGCGTTGAATCAGGTATTGGCTCAACAGCAGATATGTCTCAAGTAGAGGCTCGTATTGCAAAAGCACACGGCAACCTACTCGCGGCTCAAAATAACCTGTTTGATACCCACACTCAATTCAAGAGACTTGTTGGTCAATCTCCGCTGGGGCTCACCTTCCCTCGCGCTGATGCAGGAGCTATTCCATACACGGTCGATGGGGCCCTAGCAAAAGCTTTTAATCAACATCCAGTAATCAAGATAGCTCAAGCCGACGTTGATTCAGCAAAATTTCAATACAAACAATCGAAGAGCACCAACTACCCGACCGTTTCTTTTGAAGCGGCTCAAACCTGGCGTGATGATGCCGGTGGTACAGAAGGCAGCAGTGATGAATTCTCTGCCATGGTTCGCTTAAGATATAACCTTTACAACGGCGGTTCTGATCAAGACCGTGCGGAAAGTGCCGCTTACCAACTCAACAAGGCCAAAGACCTTCGCGAGAGTACCTACCGTAATGTAGAAGAGAGCTTGCGTCTTTCATGGAGCGCATTGGATTTGACCGTTCAGCAGAAAGAGTTCCTCTCTGACCACGTAGACTCGGCATCAGATACGGTTATCTCGTATGAAAAACAATACCGAATCGGTAAACGAACCCTTCTCGATTTGCTGAACACTGAGAATGAGTTGTTTGAAGCTCGTAAAGGCTATTTGGATGCTAAGTATGACGAACAATACGCAAAATATCGCGTAATGAACGCAACGGGCAACCTGTTGATCGGTTTGCGAGTTGAAATCCCTGAAGAATGGAATGAGAAGGTGGAATATTAA
- a CDS encoding OmpA family protein, translating to MKLTNTVLSLCFMVVSTNALAENNEDEFEYRALPPVTQIYDLQDDDNDGVINARDLCPDTQMGAEIDNDGCGSYFESSEKKELHILFANNSTEINPAFLTQIRQMAAFLKRYESTTIELQGYASKVGNAAHNLKLSKQRASNVRRALISNGIQPSRVNIVGHGDVEFSSDDTEINHALHRKVVASVAGFKGNIKEEWHIFTKIKK from the coding sequence ATGAAGCTTACAAACACAGTATTATCGCTTTGCTTCATGGTTGTATCTACCAATGCTTTAGCTGAAAACAATGAAGACGAATTTGAATATCGCGCTCTCCCACCTGTCACTCAAATTTACGACCTGCAAGATGATGACAACGATGGCGTAATCAATGCGCGTGATTTATGCCCAGATACGCAAATGGGTGCCGAGATAGATAACGACGGTTGTGGTTCATATTTCGAGTCATCGGAGAAGAAAGAGCTCCACATACTCTTTGCCAATAACTCTACAGAAATTAACCCGGCTTTCCTTACCCAGATACGCCAGATGGCTGCATTTTTGAAGCGTTACGAAAGCACGACCATCGAGTTACAAGGTTATGCCAGCAAGGTTGGTAATGCCGCACATAACTTGAAGCTATCAAAACAAAGGGCATCAAATGTAAGGCGAGCACTAATCAGCAACGGCATTCAGCCTTCGAGAGTCAACATCGTTGGTCATGGTGATGTTGAGTTCAGTAGTGATGACACCGAAATCAACCATGCACTTCACCGAAAAGTGGTCGCCTCTGTGGCTGGATTCAAAGGTAACATCAAAGAAGAGTGGCATATCTTCACTAAAATTAAAAAGTAG
- a CDS encoding DUF2750 domain-containing protein — MSKLTADTQANLELFVSETQETKLVWGLRNEEGWLACDSSEFENSEVMPFWSSKEDAQTHNVEEWADFEVLEIPLDIFVEDWLLTLAEDGVLVGINWNATLEGKELEPSDLAKLYI, encoded by the coding sequence ATGAGCAAACTAACAGCTGATACTCAAGCAAATCTAGAACTTTTCGTTTCTGAAACACAAGAAACCAAACTGGTATGGGGCCTTCGCAATGAAGAAGGTTGGCTAGCATGTGACTCAAGTGAATTCGAAAACAGCGAAGTGATGCCTTTCTGGTCTTCAAAAGAAGACGCTCAAACTCACAACGTTGAAGAGTGGGCTGACTTTGAAGTACTAGAAATTCCACTAGATATCTTTGTAGAAGATTGGTTACTGACTCTTGCTGAAGACGGCGTTCTTGTTGGTATTAACTGGAATGCGACACTAGAAGGCAAAGAGCTTGAGCCTTCTGACCTAGCGAAATTATACATCTAA
- a CDS encoding tetratricopeptide repeat-containing diguanylate cyclase — MIHSAFVTFLLFISFNSYSQVSTSDRDHKSSNYSSNLDANTTPNADWNALYLSTLNHSPERALNMLQTRYTSSTVYGDKLYLSSLLYQYMSHRDQPFYGIASNDSEYQAIEEAFISALMKDGKGQYEEAQQGFLTLLAKMQSRSDLTGRALLKYQLCRSLNEQAKYHQANYYCSALQSDLHDIADPVLPKFGTYRVIANNHHFRSDYQAALSTYLSLINVFPQGHDISGIYNDVGNLLKELKQYDKSAQYLEEALVLRADASDLMKAQVHHSLADLYLNQGQNDLAITHFKQAKVLLSASSHSYGIALTNLGLGKAYTQINDYDLARSYLVDSLSASSELNNDVIRINAYLAISDMFEEQKLMEEALNYAQQALELAEQVARHKYIAGALLQLSDIHQSLADYQQAFYFYQRYSSIQMEARDIDNRLAFEALDLTHAKYEQELESSFLTHQTKLDRLQIEKMEHQRWMYNIIVILLLCAASFTVLVNRTVRAKAAIDAMTKAYGRTEIIRRIKRVKRCPGKEKQHVLVLLDLDKFKKINDQHGHPTGDKALVHVSQQIRKHLMNGELFGRLGGEEFVIMLTDTKPSEVRERVEELHYAISSTVFLSESKKPLNVTASFAYLATSNALSDFDDLYSVLDQALYQAKSNGRNCIIDAYNDPIDLPDVIYSQPVCEPTQP, encoded by the coding sequence GTGATTCACTCTGCTTTCGTTACCTTTCTTCTTTTCATTAGTTTTAATTCTTATAGCCAAGTATCGACTTCAGATCGTGACCACAAGTCATCCAATTATTCTTCCAATTTAGACGCTAACACCACTCCCAACGCTGATTGGAATGCGCTTTACCTCTCGACTTTGAACCACTCTCCTGAACGTGCGTTAAACATGCTGCAGACACGTTATACGAGCTCAACGGTTTACGGAGATAAGCTTTACCTATCGTCTCTTTTGTATCAATACATGAGCCATCGCGATCAACCATTCTATGGCATAGCTTCGAATGACAGCGAATATCAAGCAATTGAAGAAGCGTTTATTTCTGCTCTGATGAAAGACGGCAAAGGTCAATATGAAGAGGCACAACAAGGCTTTTTGACTTTGCTGGCGAAGATGCAATCACGCAGCGATTTAACGGGAAGAGCGCTACTGAAATACCAACTATGCCGATCCCTTAACGAGCAAGCGAAATATCATCAAGCGAACTACTACTGCTCCGCTCTTCAATCCGATCTGCATGACATTGCCGACCCAGTATTGCCAAAATTTGGGACTTATCGAGTCATCGCCAACAATCACCATTTCCGTAGTGACTATCAAGCAGCGCTAAGCACCTACCTCTCGTTGATTAATGTATTCCCACAAGGGCATGATATTTCAGGAATATACAATGATGTGGGTAATTTACTCAAAGAACTAAAGCAATACGATAAATCGGCGCAGTATTTGGAAGAAGCGCTGGTACTAAGGGCTGATGCTTCCGATTTAATGAAAGCTCAAGTGCATCATAGCTTAGCTGACCTGTATCTAAATCAAGGTCAAAATGATTTAGCGATTACCCATTTTAAGCAAGCTAAAGTGCTGCTAAGCGCCTCATCCCATAGCTACGGCATCGCTCTAACCAATCTTGGTTTGGGTAAGGCTTACACACAAATCAATGACTATGATCTAGCGAGAAGCTATTTAGTCGACTCTCTTTCAGCTTCCAGCGAGCTCAACAACGATGTCATTCGAATCAACGCTTACTTGGCAATCAGCGATATGTTCGAAGAGCAAAAACTAATGGAAGAAGCGCTCAATTATGCACAACAAGCGTTAGAGTTAGCTGAGCAAGTTGCTAGACATAAATACATCGCAGGGGCTCTTCTTCAGCTTTCTGATATTCATCAATCACTGGCCGATTACCAGCAAGCGTTTTACTTCTACCAACGCTACTCGTCCATACAGATGGAAGCACGAGACATTGATAACCGATTAGCCTTTGAAGCACTAGATCTAACGCACGCCAAATATGAGCAAGAGTTAGAAAGCTCCTTTCTGACACATCAGACGAAACTCGACCGCCTTCAAATTGAAAAGATGGAGCATCAAAGGTGGATGTACAACATCATTGTGATTCTACTGCTGTGTGCTGCAAGCTTCACGGTATTGGTCAACAGAACAGTTCGTGCGAAAGCAGCCATTGACGCTATGACAAAAGCATACGGTCGCACCGAAATAATACGAAGAATTAAGCGAGTAAAACGCTGTCCAGGAAAGGAAAAGCAACACGTGCTTGTTTTACTCGACCTAGATAAGTTTAAAAAGATAAATGACCAACATGGCCACCCTACTGGCGACAAAGCACTGGTTCATGTTAGTCAGCAAATAAGAAAGCACTTAATGAATGGTGAATTGTTTGGCCGTTTAGGTGGCGAAGAGTTTGTCATCATGCTGACCGATACAAAACCTTCTGAAGTACGGGAGCGCGTTGAGGAGTTACACTACGCTATATCAAGCACTGTCTTCTTATCAGAAAGCAAAAAGCCACTTAATGTGACCGCGAGCTTTGCTTACCTAGCAACCTCAAACGCATTAAGTGACTTTGATGACTTGTACTCAGTTCTTGACCAAGCACTTTATCAAGCGAAGAGTAATGGCCGAAACTGCATCATCGATGCCTATAACGACCCAATAGACTTACCTGATGTTATTTATTCTCAGCCTGTTTGCGAACCAACTCAGCCATGA
- the queC gene encoding 7-cyano-7-deazaguanine synthase QueC encodes MKKAVVVFSGGQDSTTCLVQALKEYDEVHAITFDYGQRHRLEIEVAESLSKELGVKAHKVMDVTLLNELAISSLTRDDIPVSHELQENGLPNSFVPGRNILFLTLAGIYAYQIGAETVITGVCETDFSGYPDCRNDFVKAMNSALVQGMDKQLDIKTPLMWLNKAETWALADQYSALELVRNKTLTCYNGIIGDGCGDCPACELRKVGLNDYLGDRESIMAELVRKQAENK; translated from the coding sequence ATGAAAAAAGCAGTGGTAGTATTCAGTGGTGGTCAAGACTCAACAACATGTCTTGTTCAAGCATTAAAAGAGTATGACGAGGTTCATGCGATTACATTTGATTATGGTCAGCGCCACCGACTAGAGATTGAAGTGGCTGAGTCATTGTCAAAAGAACTGGGTGTGAAAGCACATAAAGTGATGGATGTGACTCTGTTGAATGAGCTAGCGATCAGCTCTCTAACACGTGACGATATTCCTGTATCACACGAGCTTCAAGAGAATGGTTTACCGAACTCATTCGTTCCTGGTCGTAATATTCTTTTCTTAACGCTGGCAGGTATTTATGCGTACCAGATCGGCGCTGAAACTGTGATTACCGGTGTGTGTGAGACTGACTTCTCTGGCTACCCAGATTGCCGCAATGATTTCGTAAAAGCGATGAACTCTGCGTTAGTGCAAGGCATGGACAAGCAGCTTGATATCAAAACACCACTGATGTGGCTGAACAAGGCTGAGACATGGGCGTTGGCCGACCAATACTCAGCACTTGAGCTTGTTCGCAACAAAACCCTGACTTGCTACAACGGCATTATCGGTGATGGTTGTGGCGATTGCCCTGCGTGTGAATTACGTAAAGTAGGCCTTAATGATTACCTCGGTGACCGTGAAAGCATCATGGCTGAGTTGGTTCGCAAACAGGCTGAGAATAAATAA
- the queE gene encoding 7-carboxy-7-deazaguanine synthase QueE has protein sequence MYKINEMFETIQGEGVFTGVPAVFVRLQICPVGCSWCDTKQTWEALPEDETSLGDIMVKTEDSPTWSAIDAQGIVNEYIKQGYTAKHIVITGGEPCIYDLVPLTEAFEQHGCRCQIETSGTSEVKATSDTWVTVSPKVAMKAKLEILDSALQRANEIKHPVGTGKDIEQLDGLLERADVSSDTVIALQPISQKDRATQLCIDTCIERNWRLSIQTHKYLSIA, from the coding sequence TTGTACAAGATTAATGAAATGTTTGAAACCATCCAAGGTGAGGGCGTGTTTACTGGCGTTCCTGCTGTTTTTGTTCGTCTGCAAATTTGCCCAGTTGGCTGTTCTTGGTGCGATACCAAACAGACTTGGGAAGCATTACCAGAAGATGAAACTAGCCTTGGCGATATTATGGTTAAGACAGAGGATTCACCCACTTGGTCAGCCATTGATGCCCAAGGAATCGTCAATGAATACATCAAGCAAGGTTACACGGCTAAACACATTGTGATTACTGGTGGTGAGCCGTGCATTTATGATCTTGTCCCTCTTACTGAAGCGTTTGAGCAACACGGTTGTCGTTGTCAGATTGAGACTAGCGGTACGTCAGAAGTTAAAGCAACAAGTGACACTTGGGTTACGGTGTCACCGAAAGTGGCAATGAAAGCGAAACTGGAAATTTTAGACAGTGCCTTGCAACGCGCTAACGAGATTAAGCACCCAGTAGGAACCGGAAAAGACATTGAACAGCTAGATGGTTTACTAGAGCGAGCGGATGTTTCGAGCGACACAGTGATCGCACTGCAACCGATTAGCCAAAAAGACCGCGCGACACAGCTTTGTATTGATACCTGCATTGAGCGCAATTGGCGTTTATCAATCCAAACTCACAAGTATTTGAGCATCGCGTAG
- a CDS encoding Cof-type HAD-IIB family hydrolase, translating into MYKLIALDMDGTLLNSEKVISQENKDAIAKARAAGVKVVLASGRPLEGMQSKLDELSINGEDDFVLFYNGSMVQNVSTKEVIHSEISNGKAAKEIAALAKQLGGYVHAFSKVHGLMTPENNEYTSIEARINGLEITEFDFSQLEDDHEIIKTMIVAEPSKLTEIISKLPQELKTQFTIVQSAPFFLEFLNPNSNKGVGIEAIAKHLGIKAEEVICMGDAENDHHMLEYAGLGIAMDNAMEETKKLADYITASNDDHGVAVAIEKFIFNS; encoded by the coding sequence ATGTACAAACTGATTGCTCTTGATATGGATGGCACGCTGCTTAACAGTGAAAAAGTGATTTCTCAAGAGAACAAAGACGCGATTGCTAAAGCTCGTGCTGCAGGTGTGAAAGTGGTTCTGGCTTCTGGTCGCCCTTTAGAAGGCATGCAGAGTAAGCTAGATGAGCTGTCAATCAACGGCGAAGATGACTTTGTGCTCTTCTACAACGGCTCTATGGTTCAGAATGTATCGACAAAAGAGGTCATTCACAGCGAGATCAGCAATGGTAAAGCCGCGAAAGAAATCGCAGCTCTTGCTAAACAGCTAGGTGGTTACGTTCATGCATTCAGCAAGGTTCATGGTTTAATGACGCCAGAGAACAACGAATACACTAGCATTGAAGCACGCATTAATGGTTTAGAAATTACCGAATTCGACTTTTCTCAACTAGAAGACGATCACGAAATCATCAAAACCATGATTGTTGCTGAGCCAAGCAAGTTGACCGAAATCATCAGCAAGTTGCCACAAGAACTTAAGACTCAGTTTACCATCGTGCAAAGTGCACCCTTCTTCTTAGAGTTCTTAAATCCAAATTCGAACAAAGGTGTGGGTATTGAAGCGATTGCTAAACACTTAGGTATTAAAGCCGAAGAAGTGATCTGTATGGGAGACGCTGAGAACGACCACCATATGCTTGAATACGCGGGCCTTGGTATTGCAATGGATAACGCAATGGAAGAAACCAAGAAGCTAGCTGACTACATTACAGCAAGCAATGATGACCACGGTGTAGCTGTTGCGATTGAAAAGTTTATCTTCAACTCATAA
- a CDS encoding bifunctional NUDIX hydrolase/phosphatase PAP2 family protein encodes MVIRYLLVLILSLLSTISAWASNTLPDHIAGALCVVRADNQIVLVDELITGQLSLPGGTVVSGEPPAIAAQRETWEEAGLSVTVGDVLGYTDSAVVFDCVSDSEVISYQARNELGGFELPIWFAPHYGVEVSRAMLLPPTELEANQYRYPEQWSEINELFLSATDQPVTYVTELVGAAPKVHQVELSWIVSLQNTFDNLPSVFSNTVLLTDLLAKPWVFIIILPLIAWHFGRNFALKFGFTLISVTLLTLIAHQGFGFPRPHAYLPTLKLVMSSGYSFPSQLAALWVSLTLLVLWKLKRLFEQKSLLIVLAGLLWIMLFKSYSGSAFFSDVLMGGILGALTTWHIVRLDTKPDVDISVLLSSKGVWWGLCLLSIVLTVIWPLPTFSFWVAILMTIACLVTLTDSKPLVGQFSFKVVVGVIAMLLAGNLLISWAGSFVSFSGIASFIVETLRFPILILFGVVAFRLPWARK; translated from the coding sequence TTGGTTATTCGATATTTATTAGTTCTTATTCTATCTCTTTTGAGTACTATTTCCGCTTGGGCGAGTAACACCTTGCCTGACCATATTGCGGGCGCCTTATGTGTAGTGCGTGCTGATAACCAAATTGTGTTGGTTGATGAACTGATCACAGGTCAATTATCTCTGCCGGGTGGCACGGTTGTTTCTGGTGAGCCGCCAGCGATTGCAGCGCAACGTGAAACTTGGGAAGAAGCCGGTTTGTCCGTCACCGTTGGTGATGTGTTGGGTTACACCGACAGTGCCGTTGTGTTTGATTGTGTCTCTGATTCTGAAGTGATCAGTTATCAAGCTCGAAATGAGCTAGGTGGTTTTGAACTTCCTATCTGGTTTGCTCCTCACTATGGAGTCGAGGTCAGCAGAGCGATGTTACTTCCTCCTACTGAGTTGGAAGCAAACCAATACCGTTATCCAGAACAATGGTCTGAGATTAACGAACTGTTTCTTTCCGCGACGGATCAACCAGTGACTTATGTGACTGAGTTGGTGGGCGCTGCGCCGAAAGTTCATCAAGTTGAATTGAGCTGGATTGTTTCACTTCAAAACACGTTCGATAATTTACCGAGTGTGTTTTCTAATACGGTACTTTTGACTGACTTACTCGCAAAGCCTTGGGTTTTCATCATTATCCTGCCGTTGATTGCTTGGCATTTTGGCCGTAATTTTGCGTTGAAGTTTGGTTTCACGTTGATATCAGTAACGCTGCTTACGCTAATTGCCCACCAAGGCTTTGGCTTTCCACGACCGCACGCTTATCTTCCAACACTGAAATTGGTGATGAGCAGTGGCTATAGCTTTCCAAGCCAACTAGCGGCTCTATGGGTTAGTTTGACTTTGTTGGTGCTTTGGAAGCTTAAACGCCTGTTTGAACAGAAATCGTTGTTGATTGTGTTAGCCGGTCTACTTTGGATTATGTTGTTTAAGTCATACTCAGGCAGTGCTTTCTTTAGCGATGTCTTGATGGGAGGCATATTAGGTGCGTTGACAACGTGGCATATCGTGAGGTTAGACACCAAGCCTGATGTTGATATCAGTGTGTTATTGAGCTCTAAAGGCGTTTGGTGGGGGCTGTGCCTACTATCAATTGTTCTAACCGTTATCTGGCCACTGCCAACCTTCTCATTCTGGGTGGCTATTTTGATGACGATTGCTTGTTTGGTGACGTTAACGGATTCAAAGCCTTTGGTCGGCCAGTTCTCATTCAAGGTCGTGGTTGGGGTTATTGCGATGTTACTTGCCGGTAACCTGTTGATCAGTTGGGCAGGGAGCTTTGTCTCTTTTAGTGGCATCGCTTCATTTATTGTCGAAACGTTACGTTTCCCAATCTTGATTCTATTTGGTGTTGTGGCGTTCCGTCTGCCTTGGGCTCGGAAATAG
- a CDS encoding GNAT family N-acetyltransferase has translation MNVTLRAAKHTDLEQLNELMFDLHHHHHIACPEHFKTAEEIEQEKSIARYLDDPECLVYVALRGELIVGFISGHFCELISTVSKPVQMGSVDELFVLPEYRKAEVAQMLFNRVESTFGDYGVTQVFVEVWDFNSPAKDFYQKMGFTPHIQWMRKALNKT, from the coding sequence ATGAACGTCACTTTAAGGGCTGCAAAGCATACCGATCTCGAGCAACTTAACGAGTTAATGTTTGATCTTCACCACCATCATCACATTGCCTGTCCCGAACACTTTAAAACAGCAGAAGAGATAGAGCAGGAAAAGAGTATTGCAAGGTACTTAGATGACCCTGAATGTTTGGTGTATGTGGCATTAAGAGGTGAACTGATAGTCGGTTTCATTTCAGGACATTTTTGTGAGCTTATCTCTACTGTGAGTAAACCGGTGCAGATGGGCAGTGTCGATGAACTTTTTGTTTTACCAGAATACCGAAAAGCAGAAGTCGCCCAGATGCTGTTTAATCGTGTTGAGTCCACTTTTGGAGACTATGGTGTTACCCAGGTTTTTGTTGAGGTTTGGGACTTTAATTCACCTGCCAAGGACTTCTATCAAAAAATGGGGTTCACACCTCACATTCAATGGATGAGGAAGGCTTTGAATAAAACATAG
- a CDS encoding glycine zipper domain-containing protein gives MKFTKPFLLATLIVTLSGCASPAMDNENENAARNRGAVGGALLGATAGALTGDASLAVKGAALGGVTGGVAGSMKDTDDARNAQRTQVTADGLAQDNRTDAEKRVAEVEAEIKLIELEQQLADLKEEKDDNGA, from the coding sequence ATGAAATTCACTAAACCTTTCCTTTTAGCGACACTAATTGTGACTCTTTCTGGTTGTGCATCACCAGCAATGGATAACGAAAATGAAAACGCAGCACGTAACCGTGGCGCAGTTGGTGGTGCTTTACTAGGAGCGACAGCTGGCGCGTTGACTGGAGACGCGAGCTTAGCCGTGAAAGGGGCTGCGTTAGGTGGTGTGACTGGCGGTGTTGCGGGTTCTATGAAAGATACAGACGACGCGCGAAATGCTCAACGAACTCAAGTGACGGCAGACGGCCTAGCGCAAGACAATCGTACTGACGCTGAAAAGCGAGTTGCAGAAGTCGAAGCAGAAATTAAGCTTATTGAACTGGAGCAGCAGCTTGCTGACCTCAAAGAAGAGAAAGACGACAACGGTGCATAA
- a CDS encoding propionyl-CoA synthetase: protein MSATNRMTRKTDYITEYQWAREDPKSFWETQSQAIDWFESPKTILQTDDNGIERWFPDGVMNTCWLALDYHCENGRGDKVALIYDSPVTGIKSSYTYNELREQVAKTAGMLAEQGVTKGDRVVIYMPMIPEAAMAMLACARLGAVHSVVFGGFAPHELAVRIEDAEPKVLITASCGIEINKVLPYKPMVDRAIMDSRWKPEKVVVFQREQCLAELNNERDLHWQQAVANAEPHKCVPVLATDPLYILYTSGTTGKPKGVVRDNGGHAVAMKYSMSTIYDMPQDGVFWAASDVGWVVGHSYIVYAPLIHGCTTILFEGKPVRTPDPGAFWRVCEEYKVDVLFSAPTAFRAIKKEDPEGELLIKYDLSSLKSIFMAGERLDPPTLDWVESHTSKPVIDHWWQTETGWAISANPTGLESLPVKAGSSTKPVPGYQVEILNELGEPAQANQQGFVALKRPLPPGCLPTVWRNHDRFESGYLSQFPGYYVSGDGGYLDEEGYLFIMGRIDDVINVAGHRLSTGEMEEIVGGHPAIAECAVVGIHDDLKGQLPLGLVVLKDGVKVDGEDLQAELVGKVRNEIGAVACFKQALVVERLPKTRSGKILRRTIRQIAEGEQYVVPSTIDDPTSLTEIAEKLGK, encoded by the coding sequence ATGTCTGCTACAAATCGAATGACTAGAAAAACGGATTACATCACCGAGTATCAATGGGCGAGGGAAGATCCAAAATCGTTCTGGGAAACACAATCACAAGCCATTGATTGGTTTGAGTCTCCAAAAACAATATTACAAACGGACGATAACGGTATTGAACGCTGGTTTCCTGATGGAGTAATGAATACTTGTTGGTTGGCTTTGGATTATCATTGTGAAAATGGCCGTGGTGATAAGGTCGCGCTGATTTACGACTCGCCAGTTACAGGCATCAAGTCGTCTTATACTTACAATGAGCTTCGCGAACAAGTGGCTAAGACCGCTGGTATGTTGGCAGAACAGGGCGTCACCAAAGGCGATCGTGTAGTCATCTACATGCCCATGATTCCTGAAGCAGCTATGGCAATGTTAGCCTGTGCTCGGTTAGGGGCAGTGCACTCTGTGGTATTTGGTGGGTTTGCTCCGCATGAGCTTGCGGTTCGAATTGAAGATGCTGAACCCAAGGTATTGATCACCGCCTCATGTGGCATCGAAATCAACAAGGTTCTACCGTATAAACCAATGGTTGACCGTGCAATCATGGATAGCCGTTGGAAGCCAGAGAAGGTCGTGGTCTTCCAAAGAGAGCAATGCCTTGCAGAGTTAAACAACGAGCGTGATTTGCATTGGCAACAAGCTGTTGCTAACGCTGAGCCTCATAAGTGTGTACCTGTTTTGGCAACCGACCCGTTATATATTCTCTACACCTCGGGCACGACAGGCAAGCCAAAAGGCGTGGTTCGTGATAATGGCGGCCATGCGGTCGCGATGAAATACTCGATGAGTACCATCTACGATATGCCACAAGACGGTGTATTTTGGGCGGCTTCCGATGTGGGTTGGGTAGTTGGACATTCCTATATAGTTTACGCACCACTGATTCATGGCTGCACTACGATTCTGTTTGAAGGTAAGCCTGTGCGGACACCTGATCCGGGTGCATTCTGGCGCGTGTGTGAAGAATATAAAGTCGATGTTCTATTCTCGGCACCAACTGCATTCAGAGCGATTAAGAAGGAAGACCCAGAAGGTGAGTTGCTCATCAAATATGACTTATCATCACTCAAGTCGATCTTTATGGCTGGCGAGCGTTTAGACCCGCCAACATTGGATTGGGTTGAATCTCATACGAGCAAACCGGTTATAGACCATTGGTGGCAAACCGAGACGGGTTGGGCTATCTCAGCAAATCCAACGGGGCTTGAGTCTTTACCGGTGAAAGCGGGTTCTTCAACTAAACCTGTGCCGGGCTATCAAGTGGAGATCCTCAATGAGTTGGGTGAGCCTGCACAAGCTAACCAACAAGGCTTCGTCGCACTTAAAAGACCGCTTCCACCTGGCTGTTTACCGACGGTATGGCGCAACCATGATAGGTTCGAATCGGGTTATTTAAGTCAATTCCCAGGTTATTATGTCTCGGGCGATGGTGGTTATCTCGATGAAGAGGGTTACCTATTTATCATGGGACGCATTGATGACGTGATAAATGTCGCAGGGCATCGTTTGTCTACTGGTGAAATGGAAGAGATCGTTGGTGGCCACCCTGCCATCGCTGAATGTGCTGTGGTCGGTATTCACGATGATTTAAAAGGTCAGCTTCCTCTCGGGTTAGTGGTTCTGAAAGATGGCGTGAAAGTGGATGGCGAAGACCTTCAAGCTGAGCTTGTTGGTAAGGTTCGAAATGAGATTGGTGCTGTCGCATGTTTCAAACAAGCCTTAGTCGTCGAAAGGCTACCAAAAACGCGTTCTGGTAAGATCTTACGAAGAACTATCCGACAAATAGCCGAAGGTGAACAATACGTAGTGCCTTCAACGATTGATGACCCAACAAGCCTAACGGAAATTGCCGAAAAGCTCGGTAAATAA